Proteins found in one Phoenicibacter congonensis genomic segment:
- a CDS encoding 4Fe-4S dicluster domain-containing protein — MGFLNLFKEISDAGDATIKYPAAPLDLPDGYRGKPEHVEAACIACGACAIACPPNAITMSLDENSENVVWDISYGRCIFCGRCHEVCPVDAIELKNEFELAVMSKPDLTESCSYPIKKCAQCGKPYASEKEVEYGKQILLAIGGETAASIDACDLCEDCRRRNDAEAAKRASRGGR, encoded by the coding sequence ATGGGTTTTTTGAATCTTTTTAAAGAAATCAGCGATGCTGGTGACGCAACGATAAAATATCCTGCAGCACCGCTAGATTTGCCTGACGGCTACCGTGGTAAACCTGAGCATGTTGAAGCTGCTTGTATTGCATGTGGCGCTTGCGCAATCGCTTGCCCACCAAATGCAATCACAATGTCGCTTGACGAAAACAGTGAGAACGTAGTTTGGGACATTTCATATGGTCGTTGCATATTCTGCGGAAGGTGCCATGAGGTTTGCCCAGTAGATGCAATTGAACTCAAAAACGAGTTTGAACTTGCTGTAATGAGCAAGCCAGACTTGACAGAGAGTTGCTCATACCCTATTAAGAAGTGTGCTCAATGTGGGAAACCTTATGCTTCTGAAAAAGAAGTTGAATATGGCAAACAAATTCTTCTCGCAATAGGCGGAGAAACTGCTGCAAGCATAGATGCTTGTGACCTGTGCGAAGATTGCAGGAGAAGAAATGATGCTGAGGCAGCAAAACGAGCTTCGAGAGGGGGCAGATAA
- a CDS encoding formate hydrogenlyase maturation HycH family protein, whose translation MTLLTNNIRSQNAEAVRDTAVHTTDALTATDVVFYLLGKKFVEDKTDIPKEARDVIYYTLSMGHNTGVIDCFEPKLALDRATFDKICDSLSEGDAKFKLTRIEKFGEIQIMKEDTNMLVEAMEQASFDDDFSFSKPSSDDRYKDVRVGNIDEFRAAFIKLMNDIKCEPQVYCLARRVTTR comes from the coding sequence GTGACTCTTTTAACTAACAACATTAGGTCTCAAAACGCAGAAGCTGTTAGGGACACGGCAGTTCACACTACCGACGCTCTAACAGCAACTGATGTTGTTTTTTATCTCTTAGGAAAAAAGTTTGTCGAAGATAAGACGGACATCCCTAAAGAAGCTAGGGATGTGATTTACTATACACTTTCAATGGGCCACAACACTGGCGTCATCGACTGTTTTGAACCAAAACTTGCTTTAGATAGAGCGACTTTCGATAAAATTTGTGACTCTCTATCTGAAGGTGATGCTAAATTTAAGCTCACAAGAATCGAAAAATTTGGAGAGATTCAAATAATGAAAGAAGACACCAACATGCTAGTCGAGGCTATGGAGCAGGCTAGTTTTGATGATGACTTTTCTTTCTCAAAACCTTCAAGTGATGACAGGTACAAAGACGTGAGAGTTGGAAATATAGATGAATTTAGGGCTGCATTTATAAAACTTATGAATGATATCAAATGTGAACCACAAGTCTATTGCCTTGCAAGACGGGTAACAACAAGATAA
- a CDS encoding zinc metallopeptidase: MYSYYLIVILSLVLGMAVSGMVNGRMKKYRRIGVSTGLTGREAALKMLFDNGVNNVSVVQGREGMDHFDPRTNTIALSPSNFNSRSLTATATAYHEAGHALQYATNYRPLFIRSSMAGTVNFCSNAWIFIFLIGVSAQLSGLTMLACLIYAFVVLFQVVTLPVEFNASSRALSYAKSLGMSSNELSCSKKLLTACALTYVVAALTAIIQLIWIYMQADR; encoded by the coding sequence ATGTATAGTTATTACTTAATCGTCATTCTCTCGCTAGTTTTGGGCATGGCAGTTTCGGGCATGGTCAACGGCAGAATGAAAAAATATAGGAGAATTGGAGTCTCAACTGGATTAACTGGAAGAGAAGCGGCATTAAAAATGCTTTTTGACAACGGCGTAAACAACGTGTCGGTTGTACAAGGCAGAGAAGGCATGGATCATTTTGATCCTCGCACAAACACAATTGCGCTATCTCCAAGCAACTTTAATTCAAGATCGCTAACCGCCACTGCCACAGCCTATCATGAGGCAGGTCACGCCCTTCAATATGCAACAAACTACAGGCCGCTTTTTATTCGCTCATCGATGGCAGGAACTGTTAACTTCTGCTCAAACGCTTGGATTTTTATATTTTTAATTGGTGTTTCAGCTCAACTTTCAGGTTTAACAATGCTTGCATGCTTGATTTATGCATTTGTCGTGCTCTTTCAAGTAGTAACTCTGCCTGTTGAATTTAACGCTTCATCACGCGCTCTGAGCTATGCAAAATCGCTTGGAATGTCATCAAACGAACTGAGTTGTTCAAAGAAATTGCTCACAGCGTGTGCGTTAACATATGTCGTTGCAGCACTAACAGCTATCATTCAGCTAATTTGGATATATATGCAGGCTGATCGCTAG
- a CDS encoding diacylglycerol kinase family protein, with product MKLLVINNQDSGLSNKSVFSYMRQVSQFADEITVRSCCRSWDPSAFLYDADEFDAVICAGGDGTFAALSHMMAYTGIPILPYPAGTANLMALNLFLPTDDPALAKITYQMKTLDFDLGELTLSNGTKKGFAIMAGAGYDATIMQEAIPGKKILGPLSYATAALTNFAPQHADIMLNVDGKEITTSGVGVLLINFSRIQFDLSVVHDNNPVDGMFDVVVFNTSDAIGLIPALWAAILDKSGDFPSRSGAFQVFSGKHVEVVTDPPLQIQFDGEPSKLTTPFSADILPKAARIIVGSDAIKNFSEY from the coding sequence ATGAAACTGCTTGTAATCAACAACCAAGACTCTGGACTTTCTAATAAGTCAGTTTTTTCATATATGCGCCAAGTGTCACAGTTTGCCGATGAGATTACTGTGCGGTCTTGCTGTAGAAGCTGGGATCCTTCTGCTTTTTTGTATGATGCCGACGAATTTGATGCAGTAATTTGTGCTGGCGGTGACGGCACTTTCGCAGCACTATCTCACATGATGGCCTACACTGGAATTCCAATTCTTCCCTATCCTGCAGGAACTGCAAACTTGATGGCTTTAAACCTGTTTTTGCCAACCGACGATCCTGCTTTGGCAAAAATTACATATCAAATGAAAACTCTAGATTTTGACTTAGGTGAGTTAACTCTCAGCAATGGTACAAAAAAAGGCTTCGCAATAATGGCAGGTGCTGGCTACGATGCAACTATTATGCAGGAAGCTATTCCTGGAAAAAAGATTTTGGGCCCGCTTTCATATGCAACTGCTGCCCTGACCAACTTTGCTCCTCAGCATGCTGACATTATGTTAAACGTAGACGGTAAAGAAATTACCACGTCAGGTGTTGGTGTTTTACTAATCAATTTTTCGCGTATACAATTTGACCTTTCGGTTGTTCATGACAACAATCCTGTTGATGGAATGTTTGACGTTGTTGTGTTTAACACTTCCGATGCTATTGGGCTGATTCCTGCTCTTTGGGCTGCCATACTTGATAAATCGGGCGATTTTCCTTCTCGCTCAGGTGCTTTTCAGGTCTTTAGCGGAAAGCATGTTGAAGTAGTAACTGACCCTCCTTTACAAATACAATTCGATGGTGAACCTTCAAAACTAACAACTCCATTTTCTGCTGATATTTTGCCAAAAGCAGCAAGAATTATCGTCGGGTCTGACGCAATAAAGAATTTTTCCGAATATTAG
- the hycI gene encoding hydrogenase maturation peptidase HycI, translating into MDDFLNTDDNLIDEIILPKKTPERVLFTVGSVLRGDDAAGPYLAKLFNDNPIDGWTLVEGDQTPENEIGYLRRMHPDTILMIDAADMGLEPGSIRKIKKEDVKTSFLFTTHSMPITHLLSQLENACNNLIFIGIQPAHTEFFGPLTPKVKDSVMQVYYAIHGDRGFDEISPLS; encoded by the coding sequence ATGGATGACTTTCTCAACACAGATGACAATTTAATTGATGAAATTATTCTTCCCAAAAAAACCCCTGAGAGGGTTCTTTTTACAGTTGGGAGTGTTCTTCGCGGTGACGATGCCGCGGGACCCTATCTCGCAAAACTCTTTAACGACAATCCAATCGATGGTTGGACGTTAGTTGAGGGCGATCAAACCCCAGAAAACGAAATAGGTTATTTGCGCAGAATGCATCCAGACACGATTCTGATGATTGATGCTGCTGACATGGGCCTAGAGCCAGGTTCTATTAGAAAAATCAAAAAAGAAGATGTTAAGACAAGCTTTTTGTTTACTACACATTCAATGCCGATAACCCATTTGCTTTCACAATTAGAAAACGCCTGCAACAACCTAATTTTTATTGGAATTCAACCTGCACATACCGAGTTTTTCGGACCTCTCACACCAAAAGTTAAAGATTCGGTTATGCAAGTTTACTATGCTATACACGGCGACAGGGGATTCGATGAAATTTCCCCTTTAAGCTAG
- a CDS encoding formate/nitrite transporter family protein, with the protein MAIEVKDLEGVKSDCLAPAAIEAKCETVAVGKVGLSPAKCFVLAMAAGVFIGFGATFFLTFTADPTLTFGVKKLVGGICFCLGLALVICCGAELFTGNSLMVAALASKKITWGGLLKNWIIVILGNLVGSLLLVFIVAMAGIAGIKAGDSTIGANMATVAAGKIGLPWVQIFFRGILCNMLVCLAVWIGFAGKTIVDKVVGIILPISAFVACGFEHCVANMFFLPMGMVADPSKVDITGILYNLSASIPGNIVGGAILVGLAYWFVYHKKQA; encoded by the coding sequence ATGGCAATTGAAGTAAAGGATTTGGAAGGAGTAAAGTCTGACTGTTTGGCTCCTGCAGCAATCGAAGCAAAGTGCGAAACCGTTGCAGTCGGTAAAGTTGGACTCTCACCAGCAAAATGCTTCGTTCTTGCAATGGCTGCTGGTGTGTTTATTGGTTTTGGTGCAACATTCTTTTTGACGTTCACAGCAGATCCAACTTTAACTTTTGGTGTTAAGAAGCTTGTTGGTGGCATTTGCTTCTGCTTAGGACTCGCTCTTGTTATTTGCTGTGGTGCTGAACTCTTCACTGGCAACTCTCTCATGGTTGCGGCTCTTGCAAGCAAAAAGATTACCTGGGGTGGGCTACTCAAGAATTGGATTATTGTTATTCTTGGAAACCTTGTAGGTTCGTTGCTCCTCGTGTTTATCGTAGCAATGGCTGGAATAGCAGGCATAAAAGCAGGCGATTCTACGATTGGCGCAAACATGGCAACTGTTGCTGCTGGAAAGATTGGCCTTCCATGGGTTCAAATTTTCTTCCGTGGCATTCTTTGTAATATGTTAGTGTGTTTGGCTGTTTGGATTGGCTTTGCTGGAAAAACTATTGTTGATAAAGTTGTCGGCATTATTCTTCCTATTTCAGCATTCGTTGCATGCGGCTTTGAGCACTGCGTTGCAAACATGTTCTTCCTCCCAATGGGAATGGTTGCAGACCCTTCAAAAGTAGACATCACAGGCATTCTCTACAATCTCTCTGCTAGCATTCCTGGAAACATTGTTGGTGGCGCTATTCTTGTTGGCCTTGCATACTGGTTCGTTTACCACAAGAAGCAGGCTTAA
- a CDS encoding NADH-quinone oxidoreductase subunit B family protein: MIEDNFPSLQFQPTKIELDEKVAEAKAKLLNDIKKSVYIYRVDCGGCNGCEIEIFATITSVFDAERFGIKNTPSPRHADILVYTGAMTRAMRLPAIRAYEAAPEPKLVVSYGACGCTGGIFHDNYCVWGGTDKIIPVDVYIPGCPPTPAQTIYGFAITLGLLDQKLHESHHQETGFAFPPAFPDIPYKIRVAFEREARLMSGYYSGAQIVNEFMESLTSGDGDALTRADALIAGESDPRKVEVFTDLKNLLQSKIVA, from the coding sequence ATGATTGAAGATAACTTCCCTTCACTTCAATTTCAGCCAACAAAGATTGAGTTAGATGAAAAGGTAGCTGAAGCTAAAGCAAAACTGTTAAATGACATTAAGAAATCAGTTTATATTTATCGTGTTGACTGCGGTGGATGCAATGGCTGCGAAATTGAGATTTTTGCAACAATCACATCGGTGTTTGATGCAGAACGCTTTGGCATTAAAAACACACCTTCACCACGTCATGCTGACATTCTTGTCTACACAGGCGCAATGACGCGTGCAATGAGATTACCTGCAATTCGCGCTTATGAGGCTGCACCAGAGCCAAAGCTAGTTGTCTCCTATGGTGCCTGCGGATGCACAGGCGGTATTTTCCACGACAATTATTGTGTGTGGGGAGGTACTGACAAAATTATTCCAGTTGATGTTTACATTCCCGGTTGCCCTCCAACTCCAGCACAAACTATTTATGGATTTGCAATTACTCTTGGGCTTTTGGATCAAAAACTTCATGAGTCACATCATCAAGAAACTGGGTTTGCATTCCCTCCAGCTTTCCCAGACATTCCATACAAAATTAGAGTTGCTTTTGAGCGCGAAGCACGTTTAATGAGTGGATATTATTCTGGCGCTCAAATCGTAAACGAATTTATGGAATCGCTAACCTCAGGTGATGGTGATGCTTTGACTCGAGCAGATGCACTAATTGCTGGTGAAAGTGATCCTAGAAAAGTTGAGGTGTTTACCGACTTAAAGAATCTTCTTCAGTCAAAAATTGTTGCATAA
- the rnd gene encoding ribonuclease D, which translates to MVYIDSNEKLNNFLKVALRAKFVCVDTEFMREKTYYPQLSLIQFQVEDETYLYDPFCFKSVKTLAPLFDAENVLKVFHASCQDLEILYFETDVVPHPIFDTQIAASITEGTNQPGLANLLKKSLDITIEKTEGFTDWNRRPLSESQLKYAAEDVLYLPALYKHQIKRMKELGREHWLDDEFHELCRQDRFEIDPRERFVHLKHVNKLKPKQLALARELAAWREEKAQHLNLPRKWVLTDEQITEICKRDPKSIDALFNVRGVQNALNTNEAREVIAVLKLGRSCDVENYPHLEEPNSAEGNVEDIVYLMNALVKLRATQNSVCPTIIGNNHELTDLARGHKKHSKLLKGWRKEIVGNELLDLLDGKIGITCSNGALRIQHLV; encoded by the coding sequence TTGGTCTACATTGATTCAAACGAAAAACTAAATAACTTTCTAAAAGTTGCATTGCGGGCTAAATTCGTGTGTGTTGACACTGAATTTATGCGTGAAAAAACATATTATCCGCAGCTCAGCTTAATTCAATTTCAAGTTGAAGATGAAACCTATCTTTATGACCCGTTTTGCTTTAAAAGCGTCAAAACACTTGCACCCCTGTTCGATGCAGAAAATGTTTTAAAAGTGTTCCATGCGTCATGTCAGGATTTAGAAATTCTATATTTTGAAACCGACGTGGTTCCTCATCCGATTTTTGACACACAAATTGCTGCGTCAATCACGGAAGGAACTAATCAACCAGGGCTTGCTAATCTATTAAAAAAATCGCTTGACATCACGATTGAAAAAACTGAAGGGTTTACCGACTGGAACAGACGTCCTTTGTCTGAAAGCCAACTTAAATATGCAGCAGAAGATGTTTTATATTTGCCTGCGCTTTACAAACACCAAATTAAAAGGATGAAGGAATTAGGACGCGAGCACTGGCTTGATGATGAATTTCATGAACTCTGTCGCCAGGATCGTTTCGAGATTGACCCACGAGAACGGTTCGTGCATTTAAAGCATGTAAACAAGTTAAAACCAAAGCAACTTGCCCTTGCAAGAGAACTTGCAGCTTGGAGGGAAGAGAAAGCACAGCATTTAAATCTTCCGCGAAAATGGGTGTTGACTGATGAACAAATTACTGAGATTTGCAAGCGGGATCCAAAGTCAATCGATGCCCTTTTTAACGTGAGAGGTGTCCAAAATGCGCTTAACACCAACGAGGCAAGGGAAGTTATCGCTGTTTTAAAGCTTGGAAGATCTTGTGACGTAGAAAACTATCCTCATTTAGAAGAGCCAAATTCTGCTGAAGGAAATGTAGAAGACATTGTCTATCTCATGAATGCTTTGGTGAAACTTAGGGCTACACAAAACTCTGTTTGCCCAACAATCATTGGTAACAACCACGAACTAACCGACCTCGCACGAGGGCATAAGAAACATTCAAAACTTCTTAAAGGCTGGCGAAAAGAGATTGTGGGAAATGAGCTTCTTGATTTGTTAGATGGCAAAATTGGCATAACTTGCAGCAATGGTGCACTCAGAATACAACATTTAGTCTAA
- the xseA gene encoding exodeoxyribonuclease VII large subunit — translation MFQFENDVLSVKQAISIAQDALDHFVLCVQGEISSMSMSPRYSAVYFTIKDDDDKASLSCLIWKNRYSSLDLNLEEGMLVNLTGRFSIYPKKGNLTFDVYNIEPAGEGTLRLKVANLIKKMQEEGIFEEEHKLPIPQYPERIGVITSGSGAVIHDVISTIKRRCNCIEINFYGVPIEGAKAAYEMIKALEALDACELDAILLVRGGGSFEDMMPFNEEALARTIYSVKTPVITGIGHRPDNTISDLVSDYSAATPTAAAEKITEGLFDLKAKINPTRERLQSLITKSINEQIRIQNELKLRLTSLSPTRVLEHHRIRFDNDLNRLMLAVNNSHKSFEVRVKSAAKRLDDLSPLSAFSRGYSCVFDEDGNVVSHVSDVILGSLVNIELIDGSLNCEVKGISSNSLFDSNQKENNGNIIQN, via the coding sequence ATGTTTCAATTTGAAAATGATGTTCTGTCGGTAAAGCAAGCTATATCGATTGCCCAGGATGCTCTAGATCATTTTGTTCTGTGCGTTCAAGGTGAAATTAGCAGCATGTCAATGTCGCCAAGATATTCTGCTGTATATTTCACGATAAAAGACGATGATGACAAAGCTTCTCTATCATGCTTGATTTGGAAAAACAGATATTCATCGCTTGATCTAAATTTAGAAGAAGGAATGCTTGTTAATCTAACTGGCAGATTTTCTATCTATCCAAAAAAGGGAAATTTAACTTTCGATGTTTATAACATTGAGCCAGCAGGAGAGGGTACTCTTAGATTAAAAGTTGCAAACCTAATAAAAAAAATGCAGGAAGAAGGCATTTTTGAAGAGGAACACAAATTGCCTATTCCGCAATATCCTGAAAGAATTGGAGTTATAACTTCAGGAAGCGGAGCTGTTATTCATGATGTAATTTCGACAATTAAGCGTCGATGTAACTGCATTGAAATTAACTTTTATGGTGTTCCAATTGAAGGTGCGAAGGCAGCTTATGAGATGATAAAAGCTTTAGAGGCGCTTGACGCCTGCGAACTTGACGCAATTCTGCTCGTTCGTGGCGGGGGTTCATTTGAAGACATGATGCCTTTTAATGAGGAAGCTTTAGCTAGAACGATTTATTCGGTGAAAACGCCTGTCATAACAGGAATTGGCCATCGACCTGACAACACTATCAGTGATCTTGTTAGTGATTACAGTGCGGCAACTCCAACGGCCGCAGCAGAAAAAATTACAGAAGGTCTTTTTGATTTAAAAGCAAAAATAAATCCAACAAGAGAGCGTTTACAATCGCTAATTACGAAGTCTATCAATGAGCAAATTAGAATTCAAAACGAATTAAAGTTGAGACTTACTTCACTGTCTCCAACAAGGGTCCTTGAACATCACAGAATTCGATTTGACAACGATTTGAATCGACTCATGTTAGCTGTGAACAACTCTCATAAATCATTTGAAGTGAGGGTTAAAAGTGCTGCTAAAAGACTTGACGATTTATCACCATTGTCAGCATTTTCACGAGGATATTCTTGCGTTTTTGATGAAGATGGAAACGTCGTGAGTCATGTTTCTGACGTTATTTTAGGAAGTCTTGTCAACATAGAACTAATTGACGGAAGCCTTAATTGTGAAGTAAAAGGCATCTCTTCAAATTCACTGTTTGACTCTAATCAAAAGGAGAATAATGGCAACATCATCCAAAACTAA
- a CDS encoding histidine triad nucleotide-binding protein, with protein sequence MKKKDDCLFCKIIAGEVPSTKVYEDDMVYAFDDINPMMPVHTLVVPKNHYDNIADDLPADVSAAIIHGVQKVAEIKGIKEDGFRVCVNTGKHGCQAVNHVHFHVMGGAQMDTGSPLKQNMGK encoded by the coding sequence ATGAAAAAGAAAGATGATTGCCTGTTCTGTAAAATTATCGCAGGTGAAGTGCCTTCAACAAAGGTTTACGAAGACGACATGGTTTATGCCTTTGACGACATTAACCCTATGATGCCTGTGCACACACTTGTTGTTCCAAAGAATCACTACGACAACATCGCCGACGATCTCCCTGCTGATGTGAGCGCAGCAATCATCCATGGCGTTCAAAAGGTCGCAGAAATTAAAGGAATCAAAGAAGATGGGTTCAGAGTTTGTGTAAACACAGGAAAACACGGCTGCCAGGCCGTAAACCATGTTCATTTCCATGTGATGGGCGGTGCTCAGATGGACACTGGATCTCCGCTAAAACAAAACATGGGAAAATAG
- a CDS encoding acetate/propionate family kinase translates to MKILVVNAGSSSMKFQLIDVESHEVLAKGLCEKIGLGEGIFSYGIDEKVTSNPVMNDHSEALKLVLDSLVNGKGAPIKSLDEIGAVGHRIVHGGKYYGQSAIIDDELIARVEELKSLAPLHNGAGLIGIEACKKLMPGKPMVAVFDTSFFNTLPASAYMYPIPYEYYEKYAVRKYGFHGTSHRYVAQRTAEFLGEDIKNLNIVTCHIGNGASCSAVKGGVAIDTSMGLTPLDGLMMGTRCGAIDPSIVTFLEEKEGLTPQEMDTVLNKKSGFLGISGVSSDLRDVAKAADEGNDRAKLAYEMASSIIKKYIGMYTFAMGGVDVITCTAGVGENDVRMRKMVFEGLEGLGIKLDPEKNNTFGGDRVISADDSKVKILVIPTDEEFMIAKDTYDLVK, encoded by the coding sequence ATGAAGATTTTAGTTGTTAACGCTGGTTCTTCTTCAATGAAGTTCCAATTAATCGATGTTGAATCTCATGAAGTCCTTGCAAAAGGTCTTTGCGAGAAGATTGGCCTTGGAGAGGGAATTTTCTCATATGGCATCGATGAGAAGGTCACTTCAAACCCTGTTATGAACGACCACTCAGAAGCACTCAAGCTCGTTTTGGATTCTCTTGTTAACGGCAAAGGTGCTCCTATAAAATCTCTCGACGAAATTGGTGCAGTTGGACACAGAATTGTTCATGGCGGTAAATACTACGGTCAAAGCGCAATCATCGATGATGAGCTCATTGCTCGCGTAGAAGAACTCAAGAGCCTTGCTCCACTTCACAATGGTGCTGGCCTCATTGGAATTGAAGCATGCAAAAAACTCATGCCTGGCAAACCAATGGTCGCAGTATTTGACACTTCATTCTTCAACACACTTCCAGCTTCAGCCTACATGTACCCAATTCCATATGAGTACTATGAGAAATATGCAGTAAGAAAATATGGATTCCACGGCACATCTCACCGCTATGTTGCTCAAAGAACAGCTGAATTCCTTGGAGAGGACATCAAGAACCTCAACATCGTTACATGCCACATTGGCAACGGTGCATCTTGCAGCGCTGTTAAGGGCGGAGTTGCAATCGACACTTCAATGGGTCTCACACCTCTTGATGGTCTCATGATGGGAACACGCTGCGGCGCGATTGACCCTTCTATTGTCACTTTCCTCGAAGAGAAGGAAGGATTAACTCCACAAGAGATGGATACTGTTCTCAACAAAAAATCTGGATTCCTCGGAATCAGTGGCGTTTCTTCTGATTTACGTGATGTTGCAAAAGCAGCCGATGAAGGCAATGACCGTGCAAAACTTGCATATGAGATGGCATCTTCAATCATTAAGAAATACATCGGTATGTACACATTTGCAATGGGCGGCGTTGATGTTATCACTTGCACCGCAGGTGTTGGAGAAAACGATGTTCGCATGAGAAAGATGGTCTTCGAAGGCCTTGAGGGACTTGGAATTAAGCTCGACCCAGAAAAGAACAACACTTTTGGCGGCGACCGCGTTATTTCTGCAGATGACTCTAAGGTAAAGATTCTCGTAATCCCAACAGACGAAGAGTTTATGATTGCAAAAGACACCTACGATCTCGTTAAATAG
- the xseB gene encoding exodeoxyribonuclease VII small subunit, whose amino-acid sequence MATSSKTKDNEKFSVLYSELEYIIQKLESGELELEDSLNEYSKGVKILAQLQAKLDDSEVIINKIAGEIDRDTDSLDNSSVSHA is encoded by the coding sequence ATGGCAACATCATCCAAAACTAAAGATAATGAAAAGTTCTCAGTTCTTTATTCTGAACTTGAATACATAATTCAAAAATTAGAGTCAGGCGAACTTGAGCTCGAAGACAGCCTGAATGAATATTCTAAAGGAGTCAAAATATTAGCCCAATTGCAGGCAAAACTAGATGATTCAGAGGTTATCATTAATAAAATAGCGGGGGAAATTGACAGAGACACCGACAGTCTCGACAATAGCTCTGTATCTCACGCGTAA